The Candidatus Cloacimonas sp. nucleotide sequence CCGATAATTTTATTACGCCTATGCAGTCCTTTATTAACTGGAAAAAACAAGAGGGCTATAATGTAATTGTAGCTCCCACTTCTGTTACCGGAACTTCTGCAACTGCCATCAAGACCTATATGCAAAATATGTGGAATGCCGCTACAACTGAAAATCCTGCACCTTCCTATTTACTTATTGTGGGTGATATAGCTCAGGTTCCAACAAATAGTGGTAGCACAGGTTCTCATCCTACTGATCTAAATTATGTGCGTTTACAGGGGACGGATTATATGCCGGAACTGTATTTCGGCCGTTTTTCAGCCACTACTGTTGACGAAGTTACCAATCAGGTTAATAAAACTTTGATGCATGAACAATATACTATGCCCAGCGACGCTTACTTGAGTGAAGTAGTTATGATTGCCGGCGTGGATAGTAATTACGGCTCCAGCCATGCCAATGGACAGATAAATTATGGAACTACCAACTATTTCAATACAGCTCATAATATAACCAGCCACACTTATCTTTATCCTGGCTCCGGAAGTTCCGAATCGGCAATTGTGCAAAATCTTTCCAACGGAGTTGGTTATGCCAATTACACTGCTCACGGAGATGTAACTTATTGGTATGATCCCAATATAACCATCAGTAATGTAAATTCTTTGCAAAACACAAATAAATACAGCTTCGTGGTCGGAAACTGCTGTTTAACCAGTAAATTTGATTCCGCGATTTGTTTTGCCGAGGCATGGTTGCGGGCAACTAATAAAGGTGCAGTAGTTTATATTGGAGGCACCAATAGCACTTATTGGGATGAAGATTATTATTGGGGAGTGGGTTATAAACCACCTATCGTAGGAACTGGTTCTCCTTTTGTAGCAGGCCATACAGGTGCTTATGACGCTGTTTTTCATGACCACAGTGAACCTTTTGCTGATTGGGCTGGAAATGCCGGCAGTATGGTTGTTATGGGAAATTTGGCAGTAGTTCAGGCAAATAGTTCCCGCATAAATTATTATTGGGAGATTTATTCCATAATGGGTGATCCTTCTTTGGTTCCCTATCTGGGTATTCCTGCTCAAAATTCTTATGTTCCACCGGCGCAAATGTTTTTGGGCTTGAACAGTATGGATATTCAGGCAGATCCTAATAGCTATGTGGCTCTTTCAATGAATGATGAATTACATGGTGTGGGCTTAACCGATGCTACTGGGCATCTTACTTTAAATTATACTCCTTTTGATGAACCCGGATTAGCTAAATTGGTTATCACTCGTTCTCTTCGTAAACCCTTAATAACCAATATAGAAGTTATTCCCAATGAAGGTCCTTTTGTAACTGCTGGGACTTTGGAAATAAATGACAATAACAATAATGTTGCCGAAGCTGGCGATAATATAAACATTTCTATGCAATTTAACAATGTAGGCATTGAGGCAGCCACTAATCTTACTGCCACTTTAACTTGTGATAGCCCCTGGATTGTTTTGAACAATGCCACAGTTCAGTTACCTGATCTTGCCGCGGGAGAAAGTTATACTCAAAACAATGCCTTCAATATCAGTATTTTGCCTGAAGTTCCAGATCAACACACAGCTACTTTTGTAATCACAGTTAGCAATGGAGAAACCAGTTGGGAAGTGCAACGCAATTTGATCATCAATGCTCCCAATGTTGTTTTCGGTAATCACACTCTCTTTGATACTGATTTTGATGGAATTTATGAGCCAGGAGAAGCTATATCTGTATCTATGACTATTTCCAATACAGGTCATATGAATGTTCAAGGTGGTTCATTGACTGTTGTTTTAAATAGTCCTTATCTTACATCGGATATATATAATTTCACCATTCCTTCGCTTTCGGTAGGCAATGGGATACCATTGAACTTTCATTTGTTTATAGATGCAGATTGCCCAAACGGTGAAATTATTCCGGTTGGTTTTGCTTTGGATGCAGGCGTTCAAATGTTGAATCATAGCATTCAAATTCCCATCGGCATCATAGGTGAGAGTTTTGAGAGCGGAACTTTTACTGCAATGCCTTGGGTTAATACAAGCAGCAGTCCTTGGACTATTGTAGAAGGCGCAGCCAATGTTCATAAAGGAAATTATTCTGTAAAATCTGGTGCAATTGGTAATAATAGCTCTACTACTCTGCAAATAACTATGAATGTAACTGAAAACAGTAATATGTCATTTTGGCTAAAAGTGAGCAGTGAGGCAGATTATGATTTCCTGAAGTTTTATATAGATTCTACGGAAACAGGTTCATGGAGTGGATCAGTCAATTGGACTGAAGTTAGTTATCCTGTTACTGCAGGTAATCATACTTTCAAATGGACTTATTCCAAAGATGTATCAACCGTAAGCGGTAGCGATTGTGCTTGGCTGGATGATATTCTCTTTCCTGGAATGGGTGTATTGAATACTGCTATCTTTTATTCCACTACGCAGCAGATAGATTTTAACGATGTAATTCCCAATGAAACTGTAAGTTCTGATTTTACTATCCGCAATTTGGGTAATATTGCAATGCAAGGGATTATTTATACGCCTACGGAATTTACTTTATACCAGAATGGAGCAGTGTTACCTAATGAATTTACTTATCAGATAGGTTCGGAACAAACTATGCGCTTTACGCTAAATTACACTGCAGGAAGTTCAGTTCATGAAATTCATACCGCGATAAGTATCGTTACCAATGATCCCAATCAACCCACTGTAACTATTCCCGTTAATTTAGTGCCTCTTTCCAATGTTGATGTGAATGTTATTCCTATAGTTACGGCTTTACATAGAAATTATCCCAATCCCTTCAATCCTGAAACATCCATAAAATATTCCTTAAGCGTAGCCGGACCTGTGAAACTGGATATCTATAATATCAAAGGTCAATTGGTTCGCAGGATGGTTGATGAACATAAAACTGCGGGTAATTACACAGTTGTTTGGAACGGAAAAGATGAACAGGGCAAGAATGTTTCCAGTGGAATTTATTTCTATCGGATGCAGACAACTAACTATTCATCCACTCATAAAATGATGTTAATGAAATAAATGAAATATCTTTGCAGGCATCTCTTTTTAGGGATGCCTGCGAGAAATGAATATGAAAGTTCGCAAGGATTTAAATTTAGTTAATAATTTTCAAAGAAGGAACCAATGAAAAGATTTGTATTTATCTTACTTCTGCTGCTGGGTTTACTTGCTCTCAGTGCAGAACAAATTGTTGTTAGTGATTATGCTAACAATATTCAGTTAACGAACAGCAATCCCAATAATTTGGAGCTGCAATTTACCTTGGGCAGTTTTGATCGGGAATCTGTAACCATAAATGGACAGCAATGGTATAACCTGTTTATGCCAAAAGAAGGTTTAACTCTGGAAAAAGGGATGCCTCAAGTTCCTGTATTAGCCAGAAGTATGATCATTCAGCCCATGGCTGGTTATCATCTGAATATTACCAATAGCGAATATATTGATCTTAAAATGCCTATTGCTCCCTCCAAAGGAAGTATAGAGCGCAATATAGATCCTGCTTCCATACCCTATACTTTTGCTGATTTTTATCAGAGCCAGGAAAGTTATCCCGCCGAAATAGCTTATTTAACTGAACCTTTCATTATGCGAGATTATAGAGGCATAACAGTTCGATTTCAACCCTTTGTATATTATCCTGCCACAGGAACCTTGAGGGTATATACCAAAATGAACATTTCTGTTCAGGCACAAGGCACAGACCTCACTAATGCTATTTCCAATCCCAAATCTTCCTACAGTCGCTATTTTGAAAGTATGTATCAGGATATGTTTCTGAATTTTGGCTCCGCCAAGTATCCTTCGATTGAGGAAGAAGGCAGAATTTTAGTAATCACGCATAGTATGTTTGCTGCAGCCATTCAACCTTGGGTGGATTGGAAACACCAGTTGGGCTTTACTGTAGATGTTGTTGATGTTACCACGGCTGGATCTTCCGCAGCTAATATTAAAACATATATCCAGAATCAGTATGATTTGAATGATGGATTGATGTTCGTTCAGCTCGTTGGAGATGGACCTCAAATTCCTACTTTAACTTATTCAGGTGGAGGGAGCGATCCTTCTTACGCTTTACTGGCTGGGAATGATAATTACTATGATATTTATATAGGTCGTTTTTCAGCGCAAACTGTCGCTGAATTGGAGACCCAAGTTGACCGCAGTATTTATTATGAAAGAGATATTGCCCCGGGAGCAACTTGGTTAGAAAAAGCCACTGGAATCGCTTCTGAATATGGTGGTGGCAGTCAAGGTGATATGGGCGAAAGTGATATCACACACATAAATAACATTCGGACAGATCTGTTAAATTATGGATACACCACTGTAGATCAAATTTACGGTGCTTCTGCTTCTGCCTCTCAGGTGACTACTTCGATCAACAGTGGACGCAGTATGCTAAACTATTGCGGGCATGGTTCGGATACTTCCTGGGGAACTACTGGCTTCAGCAATTCCAATGTAAATATGTTAACTAATGATAATATGCTTCCTTTAATCGTGGCGGTTGCTTGTTTGAATGGTAATTTCGTAAGTCAGACCTGTTTTGCCGAGGCATGGATGCGTTCCGTTGATGAAACGACAAATGCTCCCGCCGGAGCAATTGCTTATTGGGGATCAACTATCAACCAGGATTGGAAT carries:
- a CDS encoding C25 family cysteine peptidase — encoded protein: MKRFVFILLLLLGLLALSAEQIVVSDYANNIQLTNSNPNNLELQFTLGSFDRESVTINGQQWYNLFMPKEGLTLEKGMPQVPVLARSMIIQPMAGYHLNITNSEYIDLKMPIAPSKGSIERNIDPASIPYTFADFYQSQESYPAEIAYLTEPFIMRDYRGITVRFQPFVYYPATGTLRVYTKMNISVQAQGTDLTNAISNPKSSYSRYFESMYQDMFLNFGSAKYPSIEEEGRILVITHSMFAAAIQPWVDWKHQLGFTVDVVDVTTAGSSAANIKTYIQNQYDLNDGLMFVQLVGDGPQIPTLTYSGGGSDPSYALLAGNDNYYDIYIGRFSAQTVAELETQVDRSIYYERDIAPGATWLEKATGIASEYGGGSQGDMGESDITHINNIRTDLLNYGYTTVDQIYGASASASQVTTSINSGRSMLNYCGHGSDTSWGTTGFSNSNVNMLTNDNMLPLIVAVACLNGNFVSQTCFAEAWMRSVDETTNAPAGAIAYWGSTINQDWNEPMRAQDEVNDLLVGNLKHRVGSLLFNGAHKMIEVYGTEALDDARTWTIFGDASLMVRTQNPQVITATYNPVLFLGIDSFTVQTIPFARVTLTGSELIYGKGTADAIGNCVINLDVIPDQPMDLTLTISAFDYQTYIQTIQVLPSTGPYIMIDEITFSDDNDNVFTTGEIVNLEMSLSNIGSFIASNVGITLSSDDPYITLLNPNLTIGDIVSGGSYDTDTFQIQIANNIPDEHTVNLNIAFVTADDESFEYERNFIAYAPAISWSSLQMDDSSGNDNGRIDAGENITFTYNITNSGHCDAADVSTDLIVNDVQHLVFPIISTVDNLGVGETAMIIYNITFSSQIPMGSTVELTAMTMSGEYTFSNTYAVVVGIVMENFELGFGDLPWVFQGGNWNVTDGSYNGSLA
- a CDS encoding C25 family cysteine peptidase, whose protein sequence is MKKLSLIVILILTAAMLVAANGIIKLQDNPAKIKLQEKSKSGLSVSYAMNKLQFQEVNTKEGIFTELNSLDYTSTNTTGMPALPLMRKLISVPLGASVTVNLSNIESKTLNLDQYGVYYPLMPRQESVSKSANLEQLPFEVNRNFYNSNTWTDNPSISVTELGMMRGIRIFALDFVPVKYNPALKQIEVIYNAEVNVSFNGGDYSATNTLQQKTFSPVFENVFAGTILNYEPQRTSLLRYPIGYVIILPDNFITPMQSFINWKKQEGYNVIVAPTSVTGTSATAIKTYMQNMWNAATTENPAPSYLLIVGDIAQVPTNSGSTGSHPTDLNYVRLQGTDYMPELYFGRFSATTVDEVTNQVNKTLMHEQYTMPSDAYLSEVVMIAGVDSNYGSSHANGQINYGTTNYFNTAHNITSHTYLYPGSGSSESAIVQNLSNGVGYANYTAHGDVTYWYDPNITISNVNSLQNTNKYSFVVGNCCLTSKFDSAICFAEAWLRATNKGAVVYIGGTNSTYWDEDYYWGVGYKPPIVGTGSPFVAGHTGAYDAVFHDHSEPFADWAGNAGSMVVMGNLAVVQANSSRINYYWEIYSIMGDPSLVPYLGIPAQNSYVPPAQMFLGLNSMDIQADPNSYVALSMNDELHGVGLTDATGHLTLNYTPFDEPGLAKLVITRSLRKPLITNIEVIPNEGPFVTAGTLEINDNNNNVAEAGDNINISMQFNNVGIEAATNLTATLTCDSPWIVLNNATVQLPDLAAGESYTQNNAFNISILPEVPDQHTATFVITVSNGETSWEVQRNLIINAPNVVFGNHTLFDTDFDGIYEPGEAISVSMTISNTGHMNVQGGSLTVVLNSPYLTSDIYNFTIPSLSVGNGIPLNFHLFIDADCPNGEIIPVGFALDAGVQMLNHSIQIPIGIIGESFESGTFTAMPWVNTSSSPWTIVEGAANVHKGNYSVKSGAIGNNSSTTLQITMNVTENSNMSFWLKVSSEADYDFLKFYIDSTETGSWSGSVNWTEVSYPVTAGNHTFKWTYSKDVSTVSGSDCAWLDDILFPGMGVLNTAIFYSTTQQIDFNDVIPNETVSSDFTIRNLGNIAMQGIIYTPTEFTLYQNGAVLPNEFTYQIGSEQTMRFTLNYTAGSSVHEIHTAISIVTNDPNQPTVTIPVNLVPLSNVDVNVIPIVTALHRNYPNPFNPETSIKYSLSVAGPVKLDIYNIKGQLVRRMVDEHKTAGNYTVVWNGKDEQGKNVSSGIYFYRMQTTNYSSTHKMMLMK